TGAATCTGCGCGTGCCGAATCCGGGCATTCCCTGGGACGCCTACCCGCTTGAGGTGCCGACGCAGCCAACGCTCTGGCCGACGACCGGCGACAGGCGGATCGCCGGCGTTAGCTCGTTCGGCTGGTCGGGGACCAATGCGCATGCCATTCTGGAGGCCGCGCCAGAGCGGCCTGCCTCTGGCCCTTCGCGGCCCTACCAACTGCTGCTGCTCTCGGCCAAAACCGAAACCGCGCTCGATACGATGACGGCGAACCTGGGACGCTTTCTGTCGAATCAGCCCGATCTTCATCTCGGCGATGTCGCCTACACGCTCCAGGTCGGGCGCAGCGCTCTGGATTTCCGCCGCGCAATCGTTTGTCAAGATCAGGCTGAGGCCGTCACGCTGCTGACACCCGCCGATCCGAGCTGTCGCCCCGCGAGCCTCAGGAGTCAGGGCCGTCATGCGGCTGCTTTCCTGCTCCCCGGTGTGGGCGATCACTACGTCGGCATGGCGCGCGACCTGTACGAGCACGAGCCGATCTTCCGCGAGACGGTCGATCGCTGCTGCACCGTACTGGCGGCCTATCTGGATCACGACCTGCGCGCGGTGCTGTATCCTGCTGGCGCAGAAGCACCGCCGCTGCTCAATCCCCGTGCATTGTTCGCGAGCAGCGCCACCAATGGCCGTACGCCGCTGCACCAGACGGCGCTGGCGCAACCGGCGGTGTTTGTGGTCGAGTACGCGCTGGCGCAGCTCTTGATGGCCTGGGGCATCCAGCCGCAGGCGATGCTGGGCTACAGCCTGGGCGAGTACGTCGCGGCCTGCGTCAGCGGCGTGCTCGCGCTGGAGGATGCGCTCCGCCTGGTGGCGACGCGCGCGCAGTTGATCCAGCAGCTTCCGGCAGGCGCGATGCTGGCGGTGGCGGCCAGCGAGGCGGCGGTGCAGCCCTACCTGGGCGACGGCGTCTGCCTGGCGGTGGTCAATAGCCCGACCGCCTGCGTGCTCGCCGGGCCGCCAGCGGCTATCGCGGCGGTCAGCGCGCGGTTGGAGGCCGCCGAGATCGCCTGCCGCGCGATCGACACCAGCCACGCCTTCCACTCCACCATGCTCGCGCCGATCGCCGCGCAGATCACGACGCTGGCCCGCAGCCTGACGCTGCATGCGCCGCGCATCCCCTACGTCTCGAACGTGACGGGCACCTGGATCACGCCGGAGCAGGCGACCGACCCGGCCTACTGGGCGCAGCACATGGTGCAGACCGTGCGCTTCGCCGACGGCGTGGGTGCGCTCTTGCAGCGGTCAGATCTGGTGCTGCTGGAAGTCGGGCCGGGGCAAGCGCTGGGCTCGTTCGTGCGGCAGCATCCGGCGTGCAGCCGGGAGCGGATGAGCCTGGTGGTCAGCACGCTGCGGGCGGCGCACGAGCGGCAGGACGATCAGGCGCTACTGCTGACGACGCTCGGTAAGCTCTGGCAGCTAGGTGTGACGATCGACTGGCCGGGCTTTTACACCCACGAGCAGCGCCGCCGCATTCACTTGCCGACCTATCCCTTTGAGCATCAGCGTTTCTGGATCGAGCCGGGTACGCGCCACACTCCGACAGCGCCGCAGGCGATCCAATCGCTGGCCGATCTGGCGCTGCTGAAGCGGAACGAGCTTGCCGAGAGCTTTTACCTGCCAGGCTGGCAGCAGCGCTCGCCCCATATCGCCGCGCCGCTCCCTGCCGCGAGCGATGGCCGATGCTGGCTGGTATTCTCCGACGACTGTGGCGTTGGCGATGCCGTCACGCGCTGGCTACGGGCACAGGCGCAGATCGTGATCACCGTGCGACAGAGTGAGCGCTTTACCCGGCTTGGCGATCACGCCTATGGCCTCAATCCGGGCGTCCGCGACGACTATGATCGCCTGCTTGGCGCGTTGAAGGCCCACGGACAAAGCCCGCGCCATGTGGTGTACGCCTGGCCGACCACCGCTGACTCATCCACCGTCGAGGCCAGCATGAAGTCGCTGCTCGACGTGAGCTTCTACGGGCTGCTCTATCTTGGACAAGCCCTGAGCGATCTTGACCTCGACCAGTGTTGCCTGACGATTGTTTCTAATCATGTGCAGCGCGTCACCGGGCATGAGCGGCTGGTTCCAGCCAAAGCGACGCTGATCGGGCCGTGCCGGAGCATCCAGTTCGAGCATCCCGCCATGCGCTGCCGCAGCATCGATCTGGTCGTTCCCGATGACGATAGCGAGTTTGCCGATCTGCTTGCCAATCTCGTGGGCGAGCTGACCGCCGAAGAAACCGAGATCGTGGTTGCGCTGCGCGACCATCGGCGCTGGGCTCAGACCGTCGAGCGAATGCCAGCAACGATGTCGGCGTCGCCGCTGCGGGCAGGCGGGGTATACCTGATCACCGGCGGACTGGGCGGCATCGGGCTGGCGATGGCCGACCACCTCGCGCGCGGTTGCAAGGCGAAGCTGGCGCTGGTGGGCCGAACAGGGCTGCCGCCGCGCCACGAATGGCCCGCTATTCTTCAGAACCAGCATGCCGATGCGGATCTGCGGCGGCGCGTCCAGCAGGTGCAGGAGCTTGAAAGCCTGGGTGCCGACGTGCTGATCCTTCAGGCCGACGTTGCCAATCCCGATCAGATCAGCCACGCGGTGCGGCAGGCCCTTGCCCGCTTTGGCGCGATTCACGGGGTGATCCATGCCGCCGGTGTTCCTGGCAAGGGCCTGGCGGCGCTGAAAACCTCCGAGATGGTCGAGCGCGTCTTTGCTCCCAAGATCCAGGGAACGCTCGCGCTGGCTCATGCGGTGCAGGACGTACCGCTCGACTTCATGGTCCTCTGCTCTTCGATCCTGTCGATCGCGGGCGGCAGCGCGGGCCAGGTGGACTACTGCGCGGCAAACGCTTTTCTCGATGCCTTTGCTCAGGCGAACTTTCGTAAGCACGGCACGACGATCGCGATCGGCTGGGGCGAGTGGCAATGGAATGCCTGGGAAGACGCCATGGACGGCTACGATGCCGCTACTCAGGAGTTCTTCCGCGAGCGGCGGCGCAAGTACGGCATGACCTTTGCCGAAGGCGTCGAAGCCTTCGAGCGGGCGCTCTCGCGTCGGCTGCCGAGCGTCTTTGTCTCGACCGATGATCTGCATGCGATGATCCAGTTTGGCAAAGACGCATCGATTGCCGCGCTCTCGACGACCAGCCCCACAGACCAGGCGATCTATAGTCGCCCGAACCTGGCGACCTCGTACGTCGCGCCGCGCAGCGAGCTGGAACACCTGATCGCTGACGTGTGGGGTGAGCAGCTAGGTATTGCCGACATCGGCATCAACGACAACTTCTTCGACCTGGGCGGTAACTCGCTGCTTGGGATGGTGCTGCTGGCAAAGCTTCGCAAACGGCTGAATATCGATCAGATCCCGTCGTATGTGCTGTTTGAAGCGCCCTCGATTGGCGCGATGGCGCACTACTTTGAGCAGCGCCCGACCAGCGAAAGCGTGCTCGAAGCGCGTCACGATCGCGGAGCGCGACGCCGTGAGCGACAGGCTCAGCGCCGCCAGCACGCCTAGCGCGTGACAGGCCGGGTTTACCTACAGCATCGCACGCTTCAGACAAGGCTCCTTGAGACGACACTAGCACAGAAAGTAGTGATATATGCAACACTCCGGATCGCACGATCTGACATCTTCTCCGGCAATAGCGATCATCGGGATGGCAGGCCGCTTTCCTGGCGCGCACAATCCGCAAGGACTCTGGCACAACCTGATCAACGGCGTTAAGTCCATCCGAAGCTTCTCAGACGACGAGCTGCGCCAGGCCGGTGTCGATCCGGAGATGCTGCGCCAGCCCAACTATGTCAAAGCGGGCGCCACCGTTGACAACGTGGACCAGTTCGACGCCGCCTTTTTTGGGTTCACGCCCCGTGAGGCCGAGGTGATGGACCCGCAGCAGCGTTTGTTTCTGGAGTGCTCCTGGGAAGCCCTGGAGGATGCCGCCTACGACCCTGAGCGTTGCAGCGCGCTGGTCGGCGTCTTCGCTGGCGCTGCCGGGCCGTCGTACCTGCTCAACAACATCCTGACGAATCCGGATCTGGTCGATCTGCTTGGGCAGCTCCAGATCGAGGTGTTCAACGCCGCCGATGCGCTTGCTTCTACCGTCTCGTACCGCTTCAACTTTCGCGGGCCGAGCGTTGCCGTCCAGAGCTTCTGCTCGACCTCGCTGGTTGCCGTGCATTTCGCCAGCCAGAGCTTGCTCAACTATGAGTGTGATATGGCGCTGGCAGGCGGCGTGGCGATCAGCGTTCCGCATACCACGGGCTATCTGTACCAGGAGGGCGGCATCGTCTCGCCGGACGGCGAGTGCCGCAGCTTCGATCGGCGGGGTCAGGGCAGCGTGATGGGCAACGGCGTCGGCGTGGTGATCCTGAAGCGGCTTGAAGATGCGCTGGCCGACGGCGATCATATCTACGCTGCTATTCGCGGCTCGGCGATCAATAACGACG
This Herpetosiphonaceae bacterium DNA region includes the following protein-coding sequences:
- a CDS encoding SDR family NAD(P)-dependent oxidoreductase, translating into MGHPIEQLINGLPPEMRALLAAKLQPEPEPIAIIGVGCRFPGGAMTPDAFWRLLASGQEAISEIPPDRWDWREYYDPDPAAPDKMYTRWGAFLEDIAGFDNQFFGIAPGEALRMDPQQRLLLEVAWEALEHAGQSVDRLARSRTGIYIGIMDSGYNRLQIHSQGAIACRNDPYFSIGSSSSIASGRLSYILDLQGPNVAIDTACSSSLVATHLACQALRSNECDLALAGGVNVILLPDTFISFCKMNMLASDGRCKTFDAGADGFVMGEGCGVVALKRLSDALKDGDPIIALIRGSAVNEDGRSSSQTAPNGLAQQAVVRQALKSARLTAQQVQYVEAHGSGTALGDPIEIEALGMALSVGRTHEQRLRVGALKTSIGHMVTAAGIGGLIKTALSLHHSLIPPSLNLRVPNPGIPWDAYPLEVPTQPTLWPTTGDRRIAGVSSFGWSGTNAHAILEAAPERPASGPSRPYQLLLLSAKTETALDTMTANLGRFLSNQPDLHLGDVAYTLQVGRSALDFRRAIVCQDQAEAVTLLTPADPSCRPASLRSQGRHAAAFLLPGVGDHYVGMARDLYEHEPIFRETVDRCCTVLAAYLDHDLRAVLYPAGAEAPPLLNPRALFASSATNGRTPLHQTALAQPAVFVVEYALAQLLMAWGIQPQAMLGYSLGEYVAACVSGVLALEDALRLVATRAQLIQQLPAGAMLAVAASEAAVQPYLGDGVCLAVVNSPTACVLAGPPAAIAAVSARLEAAEIACRAIDTSHAFHSTMLAPIAAQITTLARSLTLHAPRIPYVSNVTGTWITPEQATDPAYWAQHMVQTVRFADGVGALLQRSDLVLLEVGPGQALGSFVRQHPACSRERMSLVVSTLRAAHERQDDQALLLTTLGKLWQLGVTIDWPGFYTHEQRRRIHLPTYPFEHQRFWIEPGTRHTPTAPQAIQSLADLALLKRNELAESFYLPGWQQRSPHIAAPLPAASDGRCWLVFSDDCGVGDAVTRWLRAQAQIVITVRQSERFTRLGDHAYGLNPGVRDDYDRLLGALKAHGQSPRHVVYAWPTTADSSTVEASMKSLLDVSFYGLLYLGQALSDLDLDQCCLTIVSNHVQRVTGHERLVPAKATLIGPCRSIQFEHPAMRCRSIDLVVPDDDSEFADLLANLVGELTAEETEIVVALRDHRRWAQTVERMPATMSASPLRAGGVYLITGGLGGIGLAMADHLARGCKAKLALVGRTGLPPRHEWPAILQNQHADADLRRRVQQVQELESLGADVLILQADVANPDQISHAVRQALARFGAIHGVIHAAGVPGKGLAALKTSEMVERVFAPKIQGTLALAHAVQDVPLDFMVLCSSILSIAGGSAGQVDYCAANAFLDAFAQANFRKHGTTIAIGWGEWQWNAWEDAMDGYDAATQEFFRERRRKYGMTFAEGVEAFERALSRRLPSVFVSTDDLHAMIQFGKDASIAALSTTSPTDQAIYSRPNLATSYVAPRSELEHLIADVWGEQLGIADIGINDNFFDLGGNSLLGMVLLAKLRKRLNIDQIPSYVLFEAPSIGAMAHYFEQRPTSESVLEARHDRGARRRERQAQRRQHA